The genome window CGCGTCGCGCGGGCGCCTTCGCGTGCGGCTAGTCCTTGCGCGGGACGGAACGATCGAGAGCAGCGTCACGCCCATCGAGCCGGTTCCGAGCGATACCGTCTGGCGCGTCGCCGTCGCGAAGCGGCGCTTTGCCTCCGCCGATCCGCTGTTGCGGCACAAGACGACGCGGCGCGCGCTCTATGAAGATTCTCTCACTGATGCGGCGCAGCGCTGCGGGGCCGATGAAGTTCTCTTTCAAAATGAGCGCGGCGAGTTTTGCGAAGCGGCGCGCTGCAACCTCTTCGTTCCGCAAGGCGAAGTCTTGCTGACCCCGCCGCTGTCTTGCGGCCTGCTGCCGGGAACGCTGCGCGCCGCGCTCATCGCGCAAGGTCGCGCCCGCGAGTCGATCCTGCGGCTTGAAGATATTTCAGAGTCGGAGTTTTTTCTCGGCAATTCGGTGCGCGGGCTGGTTCGCGCGCGGCTCGTCGAGTGACGCGATTCAGTTCCGAGCCGAACAGGCGGAATGTCATATGTGGACGGCCCCGCTTGGCAAGCGGTTTTTTGTCGGCGCGGTGAACCTGGTGGCGGGTTTCGGTCATATGTCCGGCCTTTTGGCGCGGCGCGTATGTCCGCTGGCCCTGATGAAGTTCGACTGCGAAGGCTCCTGATCATTCCCGCGAGCTTTGTGCACGTGACACGTAGCGGAGTGTCCTTCGTCGTCGTTTCCGACCCTGTCGTTCATCACGTCGATGTTTCGCCCTCGCCAAACTGGATGGTTCGAACGGTTACGCCATCGAGGGCTTCCCTGCGCGCGCCATGATCTGGGTTCGGAAGGCCTCGCCGGTCGTCATCATGGCCCAGATGATCCGCGCCAGCTTGTTGGCGAGCGCGAGGCTCACGAGCCGCGCCGGCTTCCTGGCCAGGAGGGCGACGAGCCAATCGCGCAGAACGCCGTTGCGTTTGCCGGCCACGCGCAACAGCGAGGTCGCGCCGAGCGTCAGCAGCTTGCGCAGATAGCGGTTGCCCTGCTTGGTGATGGCGCCGAGCTTTTCCTTGCCGCCGCTGGAGTTTTGCCTGGGCGTGAGGCCGAGCCAGGCGGCAAAGTCGCGCGCGGATTTGAAGACGCTGGGGTCCGGGACGCTGGCGACGATCGCCGTGGCGACGATCTTGCCGACGCCGGGGACGCCGGCGAGCAATTTGCTGATCTCGCTTTGCGCATGGACGTTGGCGATCTCTTTATCGAGCGCGACGATCGCGGCGCTGATCGCCTCCAGCTGCTGGACGAAAATCTTTACGGTCGCCTTGGCGATTTCTGGAAGCGTCGCGTCATTCTTGGCTTTTTCCAGCAGTTCGCCCGCATGGCCGACGCCCTTGGCGGCGACGACGCCAAACTCCGCGAGATGTCCGCGCAGCGCATTGACGCTCATGGTGCGCTGCTTGACCAGAAGCTCGCGCGTCTTGTGCAGCATCAAGCTCGCCTGGTTCTCGGCGCTTTTGATCGGCACGAAGCGCATGTCTGGCCGCGACACGGCCTCGCACACCGCCGCGGCGTCGACCGCGTCGTTCTTGCCGCGCTTGACATAGGGCTTGACGTAAATCGGCGGGATCAGGCGCACGTCATGGCCCATGGCGCGCAGTTCGCGTCCCCAATAATGCGCCGAGCCGCAGGCTTCCATGCCGATCAGGCAGGGCCCCGCCTCGGCGAAAAAAGCAAGAAAACCATCCCGCCGCAGCTTGCGCGTGACGGCCCGCCCATCCTCGCTCACCAGCGCGTGAACTTGAAAATACCGCTTGCCCAAATCAATCCCGATTCTGATAAACTTCTTCATGGACGGCCTCCCTCTCTGTGGCGCTCCGGCGACCACGTCTTGGCACTTTAGATGCCGTTAAGGCGGGGCCGTCCACCCCATCATTCCCGACGCGCGCTTTGCGCGATCGGGAATCCCGAGCAAGACTAGCGATCCTGGATTGGCTCTGGATTCCCGGTCAGGCCTTCGGCCTGCCGGGAATGACAAGACCCAAGCGAAACGGATCAGGCGGAAGTCGTATGACCGTCGGCAAAGAGCGCAACGATCACGTCTGCCCCGGTTTCAGCCGGTAGAAAATATGCCTGCCGATGACGTCCATCTTTCGGAGCGCGCGCGCCCAGCGCGGATGGACGTAATTGGCGTGATAATGCGTCGAACGGCCGACGTCGGAGATGTAGGTTCGACCAACCATGACCTCCTTGGCGACGCGCACCGCCTGTTCCCAGGCGTCGCCTTCGGTGATGCGGAGCGATTTGCCCTCGCAGGCGAAGGAAAACTGGCAGCCGCGATAATGGCGCCGGTTCTGATAGACGACGCCGCAGACGCTCGACGGATAGAGGCCGCTCTGGACGCGGTTGAGCACGACCTGCGCGACCGCGGCCTGCCCCGCCTCGGGCTCGCTGCGGGCCTCGAAATAGACCGCTTCCGCCAGGCAGCGGGCCTCGCGGCCAAGCTTTTCCGGATCGATCGAAGCGGCGTAATCCGGACGTGACGCGCTCAACGCCTTGCCGGGCGTCGACAGCGCCAGCGTCGCGCCGGGGAAGGACGACACTTCGATGGGCACGGCGTCCGGCTGCGCCGGCGTCGACGACCCCAGCGCGACGGCGCGCGGCGTCTGCGGGGTCGCGCCATGAAGGGCGCGTTCGGTCCGCGCCTCCCGCGCGAGGTCGCGGAGCGCGTCGGCGCCGGTCGGCGTCGAGATCGACGAACTCTGCGCCGGCGAGGCGGCCGCCATTGACTTTTGCGTCGTCGCCGGCTCCGGCGCGGCGCCCGCGTCCGCCTCTTCGAGCGCGTCGTCGCCCGGGGTTTTGCCGCGCGGCGCAAGCGGCGTCGCCGTCGGCCGCGTCGACTTGCCGTCGAGTCCGAAGGAGAGCGGCGGCGACTCGCTCAGCCCCAGATTCGCCGGCTGCGGCCGGCGCGTCTCGAAACCGGGCCGCATGGCGACCACCGGGTCGCCCTTATGCCGCCGATCGACCTGGGGAAAATGCTTCACATCGGGCTTGAGGTCGACATGCGGCTCGCGCTCGTCACGAACGGCGTCATCCTCCTCCGGGCCGCCAACCACAAGGCGCGCCTGCTGAATTTGGGCGCGCGTCTCGCCATAGAACCCGTAGTCGCCGCTCGCCGCCTCGCTGAAGCCGAGCGTCAGCGCCCCTGGCGCGCGCGCCGCGAGCGGAGAAACGCGCCAATCGGCGACGGGGTCCTGCCCGGCGGCCGCGGTGAAGGAGACCAAGACGCCGACGCCGAGCGCCCATGGCGCCGTTACGCTGAAGACCCAGGGCGCAACCCCTCTGCGCACGAAACGCGTTCTCGACTGACGACGCATAGACTGATCCATGTGCGACGGCGCGTCTGGCAAGGCGCCGCGATTTGCGTCGCTCCGCCCCGGATGCGATCCTTCGCAAAACCTTATCGTTCATTAGCCTTGCGGAACCGTTGCCGGGGCGTCGCCGCCATCGTGCCAGAATGACGCAGCGGCGCGATCATTCGCCGATCAGATGCAGCGCGACCTCGCGCCGGTGCGGCCGCCGGCGATGCTCGAATAGAAAGACGCCCTGCCAAGTTCCAAGCGCCAGCGCGCCGCCAATGAGGGGGATCGAGAGCTGCGTCTGGGTGAGCGCGGCGCGAATATGCGCGGGCATGTCGTCGGCGCCTTCCGTATCATGGGCGTAATCCGCGCCTTCGGGCGCGAGCCGCGCGAAGACGGCTTCGAGATCGCGCAGCACGGTGGGATCGGCGTTCTCCTGAATGAGCAGCGACGCGGAGGTGTGGCGACAGAACGCCGTCGCCAGCCCCTGCGTCATGCGCGCGCCGCGGGCAAAGTCGCGGACGGCCTCGGTGAATTCGTAAAAACCGCGCCCGGATGTATCGATCCGCAGAATTCGGCTCGTTTGTCGCATGGAGCGAATGTGCGAAGGCGCATGGGAAAGTCCAGCCCCGCAGGCTTTTTGAACGCTTGTCTTGGACACGCGCAAAGGTTAAGCGCGGCGTAAGGATGGAAGCTGCAATGTCCGAACTGATTGATACGCTAATGAGTTGGGCCGCGTCGGATACGGGAAAGACGGTCGGCGGGGCGGCGCTGACGGCGCTCGCCTGGGCCGAAGCGTCGACCGTCGTCGGCGCCGCTTACATGAAGCGGATGATCCCGCTGCGCATCACGGCGATGCTCGGCAATGTGCTCGGCGTGACCTTGGGGCTCATCATCGCCAGCCCGCCGACGATCGCCAAACATGCGATCAACCTGCCGCTGAACTTCACCCGCATGCGCGAAATGCGCAAGCTTATCGCCAGCGTGCGCGAAGCCAACGGCAGCGACCTGAACATCGAATGGCTGAAGCCCTTCATGCATCCGCGCACCCTGCGACGCGGCGAAGCGGTCTTCAAGAAGGGCGACGCCGCCGACGAGGCCTTCGTCGTCGTCGAAGGACGCGTCGAAATCGTCGAACGCGACGCGATTCTCTCGCCGGGCGCCATTTTCGGCGAGATGGCGCTGTTTACGACCAACGGCAAACGCACCGCGACGGCGCGCTGCGTCGACGACGTCAGCCTGCTCGTCATCACCTATGAGCAGTTCGAACAGCTCTATTTTCAAAACCCCGAATTCGGCCTGTATCTCGTGCGGCTGATCGTGCGCCGCTTCGAGATGAATCATCGCGAGGAAGAGCTGGAGAGCGCGTAAATCCGATTGAACGGTTCAGCTGTCATTCCCGACGCGCGCGACGCGCGCGAGCGGGAATTCAGAGCCAAATCAGCGTTCTCGCAGTGACCCTGGATTCCCGGTCAGGCCTTCGGCCTGCTGGGAATGACATGGCCCAGGCGGACGGATCAGCCGGAATTCGTATCACGCCGTGCTCACGGCCTTTTCGCCGAGCGCCGCCTGGGCGGCGGCGAGCCGCGCGATCGGCACGCGAAACGGCGAGCAGGACACATAGTCGAAGCCGATCTTGTCGAAGAAGGCGACGGAAACCGGATCGCCGCCATGTTCGCCGCAGACCCCGAGCGTGATCGTCGGATTCGCGGCGCGGGCGCGTTTGCAGCCGACTTCGACCAGTTCGCCGACGCCCTCCTGATCGATCGTCACGAAGGGGTCGGCCGGCAGCAGCCCCTTTTCGACATAGGCGTTGAGGAAGGAGCCCGAATCGTCGCGCGAAATGCCGAGCGTCGTCTGCGTCAGGTCGTTGGTGCCGAAGGAGAAGAAATCCGCCGACGGCGCGATGTCGCCGGCGCGCAGCGCGGCGCGCGGCAGTTCGATCATGGTGCCGACATGATAGTTCGGCCTGATCCCGGTCTCGCCCTCGACGAGCTTCGCCATTTCGGCGACGCGCGCCTTGACGAGATCGAGCTCGGCGCGGGTGAAGACGAGCGGCGCCATGATCTCGATGTCGACGGGTTCGCCCGTCGAGAGAGAGGCTTCGATCGCCGCCTCGAAGATCGCCCGCGCCTGCATGTCGACGATCTCGGGGAAGATGACCGCAAGCCGCACGCCGCGAAAGCCGAGCATCGGATTGAATTCGGAGAGCTGCGCGGCGCGGCGGCGCAGCTTCACCGGATCGGCGCCCATCGCCTTCGCCACGGCGGCGATCTCGGCGTCCGAATGCGGCAGGAACTCATGCAGCGGCGGATCGAGCAGTCGGATCGTCACCGGCAGGCCCGACATGATCTCGAACAGCTGCTTGAAGTCCTCGCGCTGCATCGGCAGCAGCTTCGCCAGCGCGAGGCGGCGTCCCTCAGTGTCGTCGGCGAGAATCATCTCACGCACCGCGACGATGCGCTCGCCCTCGAAAAACATATGCTCGGTGCGCGCGAGGCCGATGCCCTCGGCGCCGAAACGGCGGGCGGCGCGCGCATCGGACGGCGTTTCGGCGTTGGCGCGGATTTTCAGGCGCCGCTTCTGATCCGCCCAGGACATCAGCACGGCGAATTCGCCGGTGAGTTCCGGCCGCTGCATCTTCACCTCGCCGGCGATCACCTGGCCGGCGGAGCCGTCGATGGTGATGCGCTCGCCCTTGCCGAAGCGCTTGCCGGCGACGGTGAAACTCTGGTCCTCATAGTCGATCCGCAGCGCGCCGGCGCCGGTGACGCAGGGCTTGCCCATGCCGCGCGCCACGACGGCGGCGTGCGAGGTCATGCCGCCGCGCGCGGTGAGAATGCCTTCCGCCGCATGCATGCCGCCGATGTCCTCGGGACTCGTTTCGATGCGCACGAGGATGATCTTGCGCCCGTTCGAGGCGAGCTTGGCGGCCTCTTCCGGATCGAAGACGATTTCGCCGACGGCCGCGCCGGGCGAGGCGGGGAGACCCGTGGCGAGAATATTGCGCTTCGCCGCGGGATCGATGGTCGGATGCAGCAATTGTTCGAGCGACTGCGGCTCGACGCGCGTGATCGCCTCATCCTTGCCGATGAGGCCTTCGCGCGCCATGTCGACGGCGAGTTTCAGCGCCGCGCGGGCGGTGCGTTTGCCGGCGCGCGTCTGCAGCATCCATAATTTCCCGCGCTCGACCGTAAACTCCATGTCCTGCATGTCGCGGAAATGGCGTTCGAGCTTGTCGGCGTATCCCTTGAATTCGGCGAAAACGGCAGGCATCGCCGCTT of Methylocystis sp. SC2 contains these proteins:
- a CDS encoding aminotransferase class IV, coding for MSDQGALSDRRENDFGLIETLLWTRDEGFGLLAEHLARLAASSAALGFAHSDARVRDALNAAVAGASRGRLRVRLVLARDGTIESSVTPIEPVPSDTVWRVAVAKRRFASADPLLRHKTTRRALYEDSLTDAAQRCGADEVLFQNERGEFCEAARCNLFVPQGEVLLTPPLSCGLLPGTLRAALIAQGRARESILRLEDISESEFFLGNSVRGLVRARLVE
- a CDS encoding IS110 family transposase, producing the protein MKKFIRIGIDLGKRYFQVHALVSEDGRAVTRKLRRDGFLAFFAEAGPCLIGMEACGSAHYWGRELRAMGHDVRLIPPIYVKPYVKRGKNDAVDAAAVCEAVSRPDMRFVPIKSAENQASLMLHKTRELLVKQRTMSVNALRGHLAEFGVVAAKGVGHAGELLEKAKNDATLPEIAKATVKIFVQQLEAISAAIVALDKEIANVHAQSEISKLLAGVPGVGKIVATAIVASVPDPSVFKSARDFAAWLGLTPRQNSSGGKEKLGAITKQGNRYLRKLLTLGATSLLRVAGKRNGVLRDWLVALLARKPARLVSLALANKLARIIWAMMTTGEAFRTQIMARAGKPSMA
- a CDS encoding cell wall hydrolase, whose amino-acid sequence is MRRQSRTRFVRRGVAPWVFSVTAPWALGVGVLVSFTAAAGQDPVADWRVSPLAARAPGALTLGFSEAASGDYGFYGETRAQIQQARLVVGGPEEDDAVRDEREPHVDLKPDVKHFPQVDRRHKGDPVVAMRPGFETRRPQPANLGLSESPPLSFGLDGKSTRPTATPLAPRGKTPGDDALEEADAGAAPEPATTQKSMAAASPAQSSSISTPTGADALRDLAREARTERALHGATPQTPRAVALGSSTPAQPDAVPIEVSSFPGATLALSTPGKALSASRPDYAASIDPEKLGREARCLAEAVYFEARSEPEAGQAAVAQVVLNRVQSGLYPSSVCGVVYQNRRHYRGCQFSFACEGKSLRITEGDAWEQAVRVAKEVMVGRTYISDVGRSTHYHANYVHPRWARALRKMDVIGRHIFYRLKPGQT
- a CDS encoding secondary thiamine-phosphate synthase enzyme YjbQ; amino-acid sequence: MRQTSRILRIDTSGRGFYEFTEAVRDFARGARMTQGLATAFCRHTSASLLIQENADPTVLRDLEAVFARLAPEGADYAHDTEGADDMPAHIRAALTQTQLSIPLIGGALALGTWQGVFLFEHRRRPHRREVALHLIGE
- a CDS encoding Crp/Fnr family transcriptional regulator translates to MSELIDTLMSWAASDTGKTVGGAALTALAWAEASTVVGAAYMKRMIPLRITAMLGNVLGVTLGLIIASPPTIAKHAINLPLNFTRMREMRKLIASVREANGSDLNIEWLKPFMHPRTLRRGEAVFKKGDAADEAFVVVEGRVEIVERDAILSPGAIFGEMALFTTNGKRTATARCVDDVSLLVITYEQFEQLYFQNPEFGLYLVRLIVRRFEMNHREEELESA
- the ppdK gene encoding pyruvate, phosphate dikinase, which gives rise to MTKWVYSFSAGRSEGSASMKELLGGKGANLAEMAALGLPVPPGFTITTEVCAYFYANGKTFPADLAGQVDAALADIGRVAGHAFEDPQQPLLVSVRSGARASMPGMMDTVLNLGLNDETVEAVARDSGDERFAWDCYRRFIEMYSSVVLGVEHHRFEEALEKIKESKGFALDTQLTADDWRKVAAQYKAIVEQTAGKSFPQDPREQLWGAIKAVFSSWMNHRAIVYRGLHNIPESWGTAVNIQAMVFGNMGAQSATGVAFTRNPSTGVRELYGEYLINAQGEDVVAGIRTPQPIAQSASHASGFEKISLEAAMPAVFAEFKGYADKLERHFRDMQDMEFTVERGKLWMLQTRAGKRTARAALKLAVDMAREGLIGKDEAITRVEPQSLEQLLHPTIDPAAKRNILATGLPASPGAAVGEIVFDPEEAAKLASNGRKIILVRIETSPEDIGGMHAAEGILTARGGMTSHAAVVARGMGKPCVTGAGALRIDYEDQSFTVAGKRFGKGERITIDGSAGQVIAGEVKMQRPELTGEFAVLMSWADQKRRLKIRANAETPSDARAARRFGAEGIGLARTEHMFFEGERIVAVREMILADDTEGRRLALAKLLPMQREDFKQLFEIMSGLPVTIRLLDPPLHEFLPHSDAEIAAVAKAMGADPVKLRRRAAQLSEFNPMLGFRGVRLAVIFPEIVDMQARAIFEAAIEASLSTGEPVDIEIMAPLVFTRAELDLVKARVAEMAKLVEGETGIRPNYHVGTMIELPRAALRAGDIAPSADFFSFGTNDLTQTTLGISRDDSGSFLNAYVEKGLLPADPFVTIDQEGVGELVEVGCKRARAANPTITLGVCGEHGGDPVSVAFFDKIGFDYVSCSPFRVPIARLAAAQAALGEKAVSTA